In one Streptomyces sp. NBC_00597 genomic region, the following are encoded:
- a CDS encoding DUF6542 domain-containing protein, whose product MEQHKTRSVDHPQRQQPERAQQRRPAQPIGGVPAQGGRPRPVPARRMPRPRLTGLGGGLFASVAMTLAGGIAWLLFSGSLLAYGLLFLPVAAATALWVRPADLITAPISAPIAFAAGVWPVAGGSGGFGAQLMGIVSALSLHAGWLYGGTLVSALIVVVRKAVLISRRRLPRRTA is encoded by the coding sequence GTGGAGCAACACAAGACGCGTTCGGTGGATCACCCGCAGCGACAGCAGCCGGAGCGGGCGCAGCAGCGGCGCCCGGCCCAGCCCATCGGCGGTGTGCCCGCCCAGGGCGGGCGGCCACGGCCCGTGCCGGCCCGCCGGATGCCGCGGCCCCGGCTGACCGGGCTCGGCGGCGGGCTGTTCGCCAGCGTCGCGATGACCCTGGCCGGCGGGATCGCCTGGCTCCTCTTCAGCGGCTCGCTGCTCGCGTACGGGCTGCTCTTCCTGCCGGTCGCGGCCGCCACGGCCCTCTGGGTGCGCCCCGCCGACCTGATCACCGCGCCGATCTCCGCCCCGATCGCCTTCGCCGCCGGAGTCTGGCCCGTTGCGGGCGGCTCCGGCGGCTTCGGCGCGCAGCTCATGGGCATCGTGTCCGCCCTGTCGCTGCACGCCGGCTGGCTGTACGGAGGAACCCTCGTCTCGGCGCTGATCGTCGTCGTACGGAAGGCCGTGCTGATCTCCCGGCGCAGGCTCCCCCGCCGGACCGCCTAG
- a CDS encoding Uma2 family endonuclease — MTALPDWMRPPRAEGWFAEDLDRLPEAPRHTELIDGALVFMKAPQRWWHGHLVTMLTVALMEQVPADTRVGREMTIKLDPRNRPEPDLLVTTADFDGDRTWFAPEDVQLVIEVVSPESAHRDRTVKLRKYAEAGIPHYWCIEDEDGAPVVHVYELDEPTGAYAPAGIFRGTLQRSVPFEVSLDLDKLTPPRRS, encoded by the coding sequence ATGACCGCACTGCCCGACTGGATGCGCCCGCCGCGCGCGGAAGGCTGGTTCGCGGAGGACCTCGACCGCCTCCCCGAGGCGCCCCGCCACACCGAGCTGATCGACGGGGCCCTCGTCTTCATGAAGGCGCCCCAGAGGTGGTGGCATGGCCACCTCGTCACGATGCTCACGGTCGCACTCATGGAGCAGGTGCCCGCCGACACCAGAGTCGGCCGCGAGATGACCATCAAGCTCGACCCGCGCAACCGTCCCGAACCGGACCTGCTGGTGACGACGGCCGACTTCGACGGTGACCGCACCTGGTTCGCACCAGAGGACGTCCAACTCGTCATCGAAGTCGTCTCCCCCGAGTCCGCCCATCGCGATCGCACAGTAAAGCTCCGCAAGTACGCGGAGGCCGGCATCCCGCACTACTGGTGCATCGAGGACGAAGACGGGGCACCCGTCGTCCACGTCTACGAGCTCGACGAACCCACCGGCGCATACGCGCCCGCCGGGATCTTCCGAGGCACCCTCCAGCGCTCCGTGCCCTTCGAGGTCAGCCTGGACCTCGACAAGCTGACACCGCCCCGAAGAAGCTGA
- a CDS encoding 4-hydroxy-3-methylbut-2-enyl diphosphate reductase: MDRMTAAAPAPASRRVLLAAPRGYCAGVDRAVIAVEKALEQYGAPVYVRHEIVHNKYVVQTLEKKGAIFVERTEEVPEGSIVMFSAHGVAPVVHEEAAAGKLATIDATCPLVTKVHKEAIRYANEDFDILLIGHEGHEEVIGTSGEAPDHITIVDGPEDVAKVEVRDESKVVWLSQTTLSVDETMETVDALKTKFPLLVSPPSDDICYATSNRQAAVKVMGADSDLVIVVGSKNSSNSIRLVEVALDAGARAAYLVDFASEIDEAWLEGVTTVGLTSGASVPEVLVEEVLEWLAARGYADVEIVKTAEESIVFSLPKELRRDLRAEAAALVAEK; encoded by the coding sequence ATGGACCGCATGACTGCTGCCGCCCCTGCTCCCGCTTCCCGACGCGTCCTGCTCGCCGCCCCGCGCGGCTACTGCGCAGGCGTTGACCGAGCCGTGATCGCCGTCGAGAAGGCTCTTGAGCAGTACGGTGCGCCGGTCTACGTCCGGCACGAGATCGTGCACAACAAGTACGTCGTCCAGACGCTGGAGAAGAAGGGCGCCATCTTCGTCGAGCGGACGGAAGAGGTGCCCGAGGGCTCCATCGTGATGTTCTCCGCGCACGGCGTGGCGCCCGTGGTGCACGAGGAGGCGGCGGCCGGCAAGCTCGCGACGATCGACGCGACCTGCCCGCTGGTCACGAAGGTGCACAAGGAAGCCATCCGGTACGCGAACGAGGACTTCGACATCCTCCTCATCGGCCACGAGGGCCACGAGGAGGTCATCGGCACCTCCGGCGAGGCCCCGGACCACATCACGATCGTGGACGGCCCCGAGGACGTCGCGAAGGTCGAGGTCCGCGACGAGTCGAAGGTCGTCTGGCTCTCCCAGACCACCCTCTCGGTCGACGAGACCATGGAGACCGTCGACGCGCTGAAGACCAAGTTCCCGCTGCTGGTCTCCCCGCCGAGCGACGACATCTGCTACGCCACCTCGAACCGCCAGGCCGCGGTCAAGGTCATGGGCGCCGACTCCGACCTGGTCATCGTCGTCGGCTCCAAGAACTCCTCGAACTCGATCCGGCTGGTCGAGGTCGCCCTCGACGCCGGTGCCCGCGCCGCGTACCTCGTCGACTTCGCGAGCGAGATCGACGAGGCCTGGCTGGAGGGCGTCACCACGGTCGGCCTGACCTCGGGCGCCTCCGTGCCGGAGGTCCTGGTCGAAGAGGTCCTGGAGTGGCTGGCGGCCCGCGGCTACGCGGACGTGGAGATCGTCAAGACCGCCGAGGAGTCGATCGTCTTCTCCCTGCCGAAGGAGCTGCGCCGCGACCTGCGCGCGGAAGCGGCCGCCCTCGTCGCCGAGAAGTAG
- the ychF gene encoding redox-regulated ATPase YchF — translation MSLTIGIVGLPNVGKSTLFNALTKNDVLAANYPFATIEPNVGVVGVPDSRLAVLAGIFGSQRVLPATVDFVDIAGIVRGASEGEGLGNKFLANIRESDAICQVIRAFKDENVVHVDGKVSPKDDIETINTELILADLQSIEKAEPRLTKESRLQKEKVAVLAAVVEAKKILEAGDTLFSKGITKGTEQGDLLHELHLLTTKPFLYVFNVDEDELVDDAFKAEQSALVAPAEAIFLNAKLEQDLSELDDEEALELLQSVGQDEPGLATLGRVGFATLGLQTYLTAGPKETRAWTIKQGATAPEAAGVIHTDFQRGFIKAEVISFADLVACGSVAEARAKGKARMEGKDYVMQDGDVVEFRFNV, via the coding sequence GTGTCGCTCACGATCGGAATCGTCGGCCTGCCGAATGTCGGCAAGTCGACCCTGTTCAACGCCCTGACCAAGAACGACGTGCTGGCGGCCAACTACCCGTTCGCCACCATCGAGCCGAACGTCGGCGTCGTCGGCGTCCCGGACTCGCGCCTGGCCGTCCTCGCCGGAATCTTCGGCTCGCAGCGCGTCCTCCCGGCGACGGTCGACTTCGTCGACATCGCGGGCATCGTGCGCGGCGCCTCGGAGGGCGAGGGCCTGGGCAACAAGTTCCTCGCGAACATCCGCGAGTCGGACGCGATCTGCCAGGTCATCCGCGCCTTCAAGGACGAGAACGTCGTACACGTCGACGGCAAGGTCTCGCCGAAGGACGACATCGAGACGATCAACACCGAGCTGATCCTCGCCGACCTCCAGTCCATCGAGAAGGCCGAACCGCGCCTGACGAAGGAGTCCCGCCTCCAGAAGGAGAAGGTCGCGGTCCTCGCGGCCGTCGTCGAGGCCAAGAAGATCCTCGAAGCGGGCGACACCCTCTTCTCGAAGGGCATCACCAAGGGCACGGAGCAGGGCGACCTCCTCCACGAGCTGCACCTGCTGACCACCAAGCCGTTCCTCTACGTCTTCAACGTGGACGAGGACGAGCTCGTCGACGACGCCTTCAAGGCGGAGCAGAGCGCCCTGGTCGCCCCGGCCGAGGCCATCTTCCTGAACGCCAAGCTGGAGCAGGACCTCTCCGAGCTGGACGACGAGGAAGCCCTCGAACTCCTCCAGTCGGTCGGTCAGGACGAGCCCGGCCTGGCGACCCTCGGCCGCGTCGGCTTCGCCACCCTGGGCCTCCAGACCTACCTGACGGCAGGCCCGAAGGAAACCCGCGCGTGGACCATCAAGCAGGGCGCCACGGCCCCCGAGGCGGCCGGCGTGATCCACACCGACTTCCAGCGCGGCTTCATCAAGGCCGAGGTCATCTCCTTCGCGGACCTGGTCGCCTGCGGCTCGGTCGCCGAAGCCCGCGCCAAGGGCAAGGCCCGCATGGAGGGCAAGGACTACGTGATGCAGGACGGCGACGTGGTCGAGTTCCGCTTCAATGTGTAG
- a CDS encoding type II toxin-antitoxin system Phd/YefM family antitoxin, which yields MTQPLPIESIRDVRAHLAEVVERADRDDVPTVITRRGKEVAAVVSIEVLRKYQEWEEREINRIIDERMANPAPGIPIEDIMRETLARSE from the coding sequence ATGACGCAGCCGCTGCCCATAGAGTCCATCCGCGACGTGCGCGCGCATTTGGCTGAGGTCGTGGAGCGCGCCGACCGCGACGACGTACCCACCGTGATCACGCGCCGCGGCAAGGAAGTCGCCGCCGTCGTCTCCATCGAGGTACTGCGCAAGTACCAGGAGTGGGAAGAGCGCGAGATCAATCGGATCATCGACGAGCGCATGGCCAACCCCGCACCCGGCATCCCGATCGAGGACATCATGAGGGAGACGCTGGCGCGCAGTGAGTGA
- a CDS encoding type II toxin-antitoxin system RelE/ParE family toxin, producing MSEYRTVFRPEAQAELRKIPRETALRILAKLTELESDPLDFNTTALASQPDRRRLRVGDYRVVYTIDNGELVVWVVHVGHRSTVYDT from the coding sequence GTGAGTGAGTACCGAACCGTCTTCCGCCCCGAGGCGCAGGCCGAGCTTCGGAAGATCCCGCGCGAGACGGCGCTGCGCATCCTGGCCAAGCTGACCGAGCTGGAAAGCGATCCGCTCGACTTCAACACCACCGCACTCGCGTCCCAGCCGGACCGCCGGCGGCTACGGGTTGGCGACTACCGCGTCGTCTACACGATCGACAACGGGGAACTGGTGGTCTGGGTCGTTCACGTGGGGCACCGGTCCACCGTTTACGACACCTGA
- the ppgK gene encoding polyphosphate--glucose phosphotransferase: protein MQIFGVDIGGSGIKGAPADLDRGELAQERHKVLTPQPATPDGVAGCVVEVVNHFDWDGPVGVTFPGVVTGGVTRTAANMDKGWIGVDTATLLSKRLGGRPVTVLNDADAAGIAEMTYGAGRGRGGTVIMLTLGTGIGSALFTDGHLVPNSELGHLELKGHDAEKRASVKAKEDGELTWERWAHRVQRYLEHVEMLFSPDLFIIGGGVSRKPEKFLPLIEGVRAEIVPAKLQNNAGIVGAAMAARGPAR from the coding sequence ATGCAGATCTTCGGCGTGGACATCGGTGGTTCCGGGATCAAGGGCGCTCCCGCGGACCTGGACCGTGGCGAGCTGGCGCAGGAGCGCCACAAGGTACTGACACCGCAGCCGGCCACCCCCGACGGGGTGGCCGGCTGCGTCGTCGAGGTGGTGAACCACTTCGACTGGGACGGGCCGGTGGGAGTGACGTTCCCCGGAGTCGTCACAGGCGGCGTCACCCGCACGGCGGCCAACATGGACAAGGGCTGGATCGGCGTCGACACCGCGACCCTGCTGTCGAAGCGGCTCGGCGGCCGGCCCGTCACCGTCCTCAACGACGCGGACGCCGCCGGCATCGCGGAGATGACCTACGGCGCAGGCCGGGGCCGCGGCGGAACGGTGATCATGCTGACGCTGGGCACGGGCATCGGCAGCGCCCTGTTCACGGACGGCCACCTGGTCCCGAACTCGGAGCTCGGCCACCTGGAGCTGAAGGGCCACGACGCGGAGAAGCGGGCGTCGGTCAAGGCCAAGGAGGACGGGGAACTCACCTGGGAGCGCTGGGCGCACCGGGTGCAGAGGTACCTGGAGCACGTGGAGATGCTCTTCTCCCCGGACCTCTTCATCATCGGCGGCGGGGTCAGCCGCAAGCCGGAGAAGTTCCTCCCGCTCATCGAGGGCGTCCGGGCCGAGATCGTCCCGGCGAAGCTCCAGAACAACGCGGGCATCGTGGGGGCGGCGATGGCGGCGCGGGGTCCGGCGCGTTAG